A single region of the Sphaeramia orbicularis chromosome 6, fSphaOr1.1, whole genome shotgun sequence genome encodes:
- the tspan18b gene encoding tetraspanin-18B yields the protein MGQGEASARGTTMEGDCLSCIKYLMFVFNFLIFLGGSFLLGVGVWVLVDPTGFREIVAANPLLFTGVYIILGMGGMLFLLGFLGCCGAIRENKCLLLFFFMLILLIFLAELAAAILAFIFREHLTREYFTKELKRHYQGYNNSDVFTSTWNAIMTTFDCCGVNSPEDFKDSLFRLINQDHMVPEACCQRASQTEELAHISRGQCLSGNMMSRNNKGCYSAVVDYFELYIYVAGALAIVVLTIELFAMVFAMCLFRGIQ from the exons ATG GGGCAGGGAGAGGCTTCAGCTCGGGGGACAACCATGGAGGGAGATTGTCTCAGCTGCATCAAGTACCTCATGTTTGTCTTCAATTTCCTCATCTTT CTTGGGGGTTCTTTCCTACTGGGAGTGGGAGTGTGGGTACTAGTGGACCCAACAGGGTTCAGGGAAATTGTAGCAGCCAACCCATTGCTATTCACCGGCGTTTACATCATCCTGGGCATGGGAGGCATGCTCTTCCTTCTGGGCTTCTTGGGATGCTGCGGAGCTATCCGGGAAAACAAGTGTCTGCTCCTCTTT ttCTTCATGCTCATCCTCCTCATTTTCTTAGCAGAACTGGCTGCTGCCATCCTGGCCTTCATATTCCGGGAGCAT CTGACCAGAGAATACTTCACCAAGGAGCTGAAGAGACATTATCAGGGCTACAACAACAGCGACGTCTTCACCTCCACATGGAACGCCATCATGACTACA TTTGACTGCTGTGGGGTGAACAGCCCAGAGGATTTTAAGGACAGCCTGTTCAGGCTGATCAACCAGGATCATATGGTGCCAGAAGCCTGCTGCCAGCGTGCCAGTCAAACCGAGGAGTTGGCCCACATCAGCCGAGGGCAGTGCTTATCAGGAAATATGATGTCCCGTAATAATAAG GGCTGTTACTCTGCAGTAGTTGACTACTTTGAACTGTACATCTATGTGGCAGGAGCGCTGGCTATTGTGGTGCTGACCATTGAG ctttttgccATGGTCTTTGCGATGTGTCTCTTCAGGGGGATCCAGTAA